From a region of the Falco peregrinus isolate bFalPer1 chromosome 5, bFalPer1.pri, whole genome shotgun sequence genome:
- the GMPPB gene encoding mannose-1-phosphate guanyltransferase beta, giving the protein MRALILVGGFGTRLRPLTLSRPKPLVEFCNKALLLHQLEALRQAGVSHVVLAVSYMSEALEAAMREQEQRLGIRISLSHEKEPLGTAGPLALARDLLAEGGEPFFVLNSDVICEFPFAALARFHRQHGGEGSLVVTRVEEPAKYGVVVSEADTGRICRFVEKPRVFVSNKINAGLYIFSPGILQRIQLRPTSIEKEIFPAMAQEGQLYAMELQGFWMDIGQPKDFLTGMCMYLQALRAQHPEKLHSGPGVVGNVLVDPSAKIGANCVIGPNVTIGAGVVVEDGVRIKRCTVLKGARIRSHSWLESCIVGWSCSVGQWVRMENVTVLGEDVIVNDELYLNGANVLPHKSIAESVPEPRIIM; this is encoded by the exons atGCGGGCGCTGATCCTGGTGGGCGGCTTCGGGACGCGGCTGCGGCCGCTGACCCTGAGCCGGCCGAAGCCGCTGGTGGAGTTCTGCAACAAggcgctgctgctgcaccagctggAGGCCCTCCGGCAG GCGGGGGTCAGCCATGTGGTGCTGGCGGTGAGCTACATGTCGGAGGCGCTGGAGGCCGCCAtgcgggagcaggagcagcGG CTCGGCATCCGCATCTCCCTGTCCCACGAGAAGGAGCCGCTGGGCACAG CGGGGCCGCTGGCGCTGGCACGGGACCTGCTGGCCGAGGGCGGGGAGCCCTTCTTTGTCCTCAACAGCGACGTGATCTGCGAGTTCCCCTTCGCGGCGCTGGCCCGTTTCCACCGGCAGCACGGCGGCGAGGGCTCACTGGTGGTGACCCGTGTGGAGGAGCCGGCCAAGTACGGTGTGGTGGTGAGCGAGGCCGACACTGGACGCATCTGCCGCTTTGTGGAGAAGCCACGTGTCTTTGTGTCCAACAAGATCAATGCCGGGCTCTACATCTTCAGCCCTGGCATCCTGCAACGCATCCAG CTGCGCCCCACCTCCATCGAGAAGGAGATCTTCCCAGCCATGGCGCAGGAGGGGCAGCTCTATGCCATGGAGCTGCAGG GCTTCTGGATGGACATCGGGCAGCCAAAGGACTTCCTTACGGGCATGTGCATGTACCTGCAGGCGCTGCGGGCTCAGCACCCCGAGAAGTTGCACTCGGGGCCTGGTGTCGTAGGGAATGTGCTGGTG GACCCCAGCGCCAAGATCGGGGCAAACTGCGTCATTGGCCCCAACGTGACAATTGGGGCCGGCGTGGTGGTGGAGGATGGAGTGCGCATCAAACGCTGCACCGTGCTGAAGGGGGCCCGCATCCGCTCCCACTCCTGGCTGGAGTCCTGCATCgtgggctggagctgctccgTGGGGCAGTGG GTGCGCATGGAGAATGTGACAGTGCTGGGCGAGGATGTCATTGTCAACGATGAGCTCTACCTCAATGGGGCCAATGTGCTGCCACACAAGTCCATCGCCGAGTCTGTGCCAGAGCCGCGCATCATCATGTAG
- the IP6K1 gene encoding inositol hexakisphosphate kinase 1 isoform X1 — protein sequence MCVCQTMEVGKYGKNATRSGDRGVLLEPFIHQVGGHSSMMRYDDHTVCKPLITREQRFYESLPPEMKEFTPEYKGVVSVCFEGDSDGYINLVAYPYVENEALEQDDMPERDQPRRKHSRRSLHRSSSGTEHKEEKPGLASDSTESSIQEMKSPRVDLHIHSDVPFQMLDGNSGLSSEKISYNPWSLRCHKQQLSRMRSESKDRKLYKFLLLENVVHHFKLPCVLDLKMGTRQHGDDASEEKAARQMKKCEQSTSATLGVRVCGMQVYQLDTGHYLCRNKYYGRGLSIEGFRNALYQYLHNGIELRKDLFEPVLAKLQSLKAVLERQASYRFYSSSLLIIYDGKDSRAGMFVERRPEMRLKRVDSSLPESLQDGGSMEPSSSAQPKVDVRMIDFAHSTFKGFRDDPTVHDGPDMGYVFGLESLINIMEQMREENQ from the exons ATGTGTGTTTGTCAAACCATGGAAGTGGGCAAGTATGGCAAGAATGCCACTCGATCCGGAGACCGGGGGGTCCTGCTGGAGCCTTTCATTCACCAGGTGGGCGGCCACAGCAGCATGATGCGCTATGACGACCACACTGTCTGCAAGCCCCTCATTACCAGAGAACAGCGCTTCTATGAATCTCTGCCCCCAGAAATGAAGGAGTTCACACCTGAGTACAAAG GTGTGGTATCTGTGTGTTTTGAGGGGGACAGCGACGGCTACATTAACCTGGTGGCCTATCCCTACGTGGAGAATGAGGCTCTGGAGCAGGATGATATGCCAGAGAGGGACCAGCCACGACGCAAGCACTCACGTCGGAGCCTTCACAGATCAAGCAGCGGCACCGAGCACAAGGAGGAAAAGCCTGGCCTGGCCAGTGACAGCACTGAAAG CAGCATCCAGGAAATGAAGAGTCCCAGGGTGGACTTGCACATCCATTCAGATGTTCCATTTCAGATGTTGGACGGGAACAGCGGTCTGAGCTCTGAAAAGATCAGCTATAACCCCTGGAGCCTGCGCTGTCataagcagcagctgagccGCATGCGATCAGAGTCCAAGGACCGAAAACTCTACA AGTTCCTTTTGCTGGAGAACGTGGTGCATCACTTCAAACTTCCCTGTGTACTTGATCTGAAGATGGGGACCAGGCAGCATGGAGATGATGCATCTGAGGAGAAGGCCGCTCGGCAGATGAAGAAGTGTGAACAGAGCACTTCGGCCACCTTGGGTGTGCGCGTGTGTGGGATGCAG GTCTATCAGCTGGATACAGGGCATTACTTATGCAGGAATAAATACTATGGACGCGGTCTTTCCATTGAGGGCTTCCGCAATGCCCTCTACCAGTATCTCCACAATGGCATTGAGCTGCGCAAGGACCTCTTTGAGCCTGTCCTCGCCAAACTGCAAAGCCTGAAGGCGGTTTTGGAGAGACAGGCCTCCTACCGCTTCTACTCCAGCTCCCTTCTCATCATTTACGATGGGAAggacagcagggcagggatgtTTGTGGAGCGCCGGCCAGAGATGCGCCTGAAGCGGGTTGACAGCTCTCTCCCAGAGAGCCTTCAGGATGGTGGCAGCATGGAGCCCAGCTCCTCAGCCCAGCCTAAGGTGGACGTGCGTATGATTGACTTTGCACATAGCACGTTCAAAGGCTTTCGCGATGACCCCACTGTGCATGACGGACCTGACATGGGTTATGTGTTCGGGCTGGAAAGCCTTATCAACATCATGGAACAGATGCGTGAGGAAAACCAGTAG
- the IP6K1 gene encoding inositol hexakisphosphate kinase 1 isoform X3 — MFAEGLKGRKYTPQPTSCSFVLHFLWVAELPLLLPTVHSGVVSVCFEGDSDGYINLVAYPYVENEALEQDDMPERDQPRRKHSRRSLHRSSSGTEHKEEKPGLASDSTESSIQEMKSPRVDLHIHSDVPFQMLDGNSGLSSEKISYNPWSLRCHKQQLSRMRSESKDRKLYKFLLLENVVHHFKLPCVLDLKMGTRQHGDDASEEKAARQMKKCEQSTSATLGVRVCGMQVYQLDTGHYLCRNKYYGRGLSIEGFRNALYQYLHNGIELRKDLFEPVLAKLQSLKAVLERQASYRFYSSSLLIIYDGKDSRAGMFVERRPEMRLKRVDSSLPESLQDGGSMEPSSSAQPKVDVRMIDFAHSTFKGFRDDPTVHDGPDMGYVFGLESLINIMEQMREENQ, encoded by the exons ATGTTTGCTGAAGgactgaagggaaggaaatacaCCCCTCAGCCTACCAGCTGCTCTTTTGTCCTTCATTTCCTGTGGGTGGCAGagcttcccctgctgctgccgaCTGTTCACTCAG GTGTGGTATCTGTGTGTTTTGAGGGGGACAGCGACGGCTACATTAACCTGGTGGCCTATCCCTACGTGGAGAATGAGGCTCTGGAGCAGGATGATATGCCAGAGAGGGACCAGCCACGACGCAAGCACTCACGTCGGAGCCTTCACAGATCAAGCAGCGGCACCGAGCACAAGGAGGAAAAGCCTGGCCTGGCCAGTGACAGCACTGAAAG CAGCATCCAGGAAATGAAGAGTCCCAGGGTGGACTTGCACATCCATTCAGATGTTCCATTTCAGATGTTGGACGGGAACAGCGGTCTGAGCTCTGAAAAGATCAGCTATAACCCCTGGAGCCTGCGCTGTCataagcagcagctgagccGCATGCGATCAGAGTCCAAGGACCGAAAACTCTACA AGTTCCTTTTGCTGGAGAACGTGGTGCATCACTTCAAACTTCCCTGTGTACTTGATCTGAAGATGGGGACCAGGCAGCATGGAGATGATGCATCTGAGGAGAAGGCCGCTCGGCAGATGAAGAAGTGTGAACAGAGCACTTCGGCCACCTTGGGTGTGCGCGTGTGTGGGATGCAG GTCTATCAGCTGGATACAGGGCATTACTTATGCAGGAATAAATACTATGGACGCGGTCTTTCCATTGAGGGCTTCCGCAATGCCCTCTACCAGTATCTCCACAATGGCATTGAGCTGCGCAAGGACCTCTTTGAGCCTGTCCTCGCCAAACTGCAAAGCCTGAAGGCGGTTTTGGAGAGACAGGCCTCCTACCGCTTCTACTCCAGCTCCCTTCTCATCATTTACGATGGGAAggacagcagggcagggatgtTTGTGGAGCGCCGGCCAGAGATGCGCCTGAAGCGGGTTGACAGCTCTCTCCCAGAGAGCCTTCAGGATGGTGGCAGCATGGAGCCCAGCTCCTCAGCCCAGCCTAAGGTGGACGTGCGTATGATTGACTTTGCACATAGCACGTTCAAAGGCTTTCGCGATGACCCCACTGTGCATGACGGACCTGACATGGGTTATGTGTTCGGGCTGGAAAGCCTTATCAACATCATGGAACAGATGCGTGAGGAAAACCAGTAG
- the IP6K1 gene encoding inositol hexakisphosphate kinase 1 isoform X2 yields the protein MCVCQTMEVGKYGKNATRSGDRGVLLEPFIHQVGGHSSMMRYDDHTVCKPLITREQRFYESLPPEMKEFTPEYKGVVSVCFEGDSDGYINLVAYPYVENEALEQDDMPERDQPRRKHSRRSLHRSSSGTEHKEEKPGLASDSTESIQEMKSPRVDLHIHSDVPFQMLDGNSGLSSEKISYNPWSLRCHKQQLSRMRSESKDRKLYKFLLLENVVHHFKLPCVLDLKMGTRQHGDDASEEKAARQMKKCEQSTSATLGVRVCGMQVYQLDTGHYLCRNKYYGRGLSIEGFRNALYQYLHNGIELRKDLFEPVLAKLQSLKAVLERQASYRFYSSSLLIIYDGKDSRAGMFVERRPEMRLKRVDSSLPESLQDGGSMEPSSSAQPKVDVRMIDFAHSTFKGFRDDPTVHDGPDMGYVFGLESLINIMEQMREENQ from the exons ATGTGTGTTTGTCAAACCATGGAAGTGGGCAAGTATGGCAAGAATGCCACTCGATCCGGAGACCGGGGGGTCCTGCTGGAGCCTTTCATTCACCAGGTGGGCGGCCACAGCAGCATGATGCGCTATGACGACCACACTGTCTGCAAGCCCCTCATTACCAGAGAACAGCGCTTCTATGAATCTCTGCCCCCAGAAATGAAGGAGTTCACACCTGAGTACAAAG GTGTGGTATCTGTGTGTTTTGAGGGGGACAGCGACGGCTACATTAACCTGGTGGCCTATCCCTACGTGGAGAATGAGGCTCTGGAGCAGGATGATATGCCAGAGAGGGACCAGCCACGACGCAAGCACTCACGTCGGAGCCTTCACAGATCAAGCAGCGGCACCGAGCACAAGGAGGAAAAGCCTGGCCTGGCCAGTGACAGCACTGAAAG CATCCAGGAAATGAAGAGTCCCAGGGTGGACTTGCACATCCATTCAGATGTTCCATTTCAGATGTTGGACGGGAACAGCGGTCTGAGCTCTGAAAAGATCAGCTATAACCCCTGGAGCCTGCGCTGTCataagcagcagctgagccGCATGCGATCAGAGTCCAAGGACCGAAAACTCTACA AGTTCCTTTTGCTGGAGAACGTGGTGCATCACTTCAAACTTCCCTGTGTACTTGATCTGAAGATGGGGACCAGGCAGCATGGAGATGATGCATCTGAGGAGAAGGCCGCTCGGCAGATGAAGAAGTGTGAACAGAGCACTTCGGCCACCTTGGGTGTGCGCGTGTGTGGGATGCAG GTCTATCAGCTGGATACAGGGCATTACTTATGCAGGAATAAATACTATGGACGCGGTCTTTCCATTGAGGGCTTCCGCAATGCCCTCTACCAGTATCTCCACAATGGCATTGAGCTGCGCAAGGACCTCTTTGAGCCTGTCCTCGCCAAACTGCAAAGCCTGAAGGCGGTTTTGGAGAGACAGGCCTCCTACCGCTTCTACTCCAGCTCCCTTCTCATCATTTACGATGGGAAggacagcagggcagggatgtTTGTGGAGCGCCGGCCAGAGATGCGCCTGAAGCGGGTTGACAGCTCTCTCCCAGAGAGCCTTCAGGATGGTGGCAGCATGGAGCCCAGCTCCTCAGCCCAGCCTAAGGTGGACGTGCGTATGATTGACTTTGCACATAGCACGTTCAAAGGCTTTCGCGATGACCCCACTGTGCATGACGGACCTGACATGGGTTATGTGTTCGGGCTGGAAAGCCTTATCAACATCATGGAACAGATGCGTGAGGAAAACCAGTAG
- the IP6K1 gene encoding inositol hexakisphosphate kinase 1 isoform X4: MPERDQPRRKHSRRSLHRSSSGTEHKEEKPGLASDSTESSIQEMKSPRVDLHIHSDVPFQMLDGNSGLSSEKISYNPWSLRCHKQQLSRMRSESKDRKLYKFLLLENVVHHFKLPCVLDLKMGTRQHGDDASEEKAARQMKKCEQSTSATLGVRVCGMQVYQLDTGHYLCRNKYYGRGLSIEGFRNALYQYLHNGIELRKDLFEPVLAKLQSLKAVLERQASYRFYSSSLLIIYDGKDSRAGMFVERRPEMRLKRVDSSLPESLQDGGSMEPSSSAQPKVDVRMIDFAHSTFKGFRDDPTVHDGPDMGYVFGLESLINIMEQMREENQ; the protein is encoded by the exons ATGCCAGAGAGGGACCAGCCACGACGCAAGCACTCACGTCGGAGCCTTCACAGATCAAGCAGCGGCACCGAGCACAAGGAGGAAAAGCCTGGCCTGGCCAGTGACAGCACTGAAAG CAGCATCCAGGAAATGAAGAGTCCCAGGGTGGACTTGCACATCCATTCAGATGTTCCATTTCAGATGTTGGACGGGAACAGCGGTCTGAGCTCTGAAAAGATCAGCTATAACCCCTGGAGCCTGCGCTGTCataagcagcagctgagccGCATGCGATCAGAGTCCAAGGACCGAAAACTCTACA AGTTCCTTTTGCTGGAGAACGTGGTGCATCACTTCAAACTTCCCTGTGTACTTGATCTGAAGATGGGGACCAGGCAGCATGGAGATGATGCATCTGAGGAGAAGGCCGCTCGGCAGATGAAGAAGTGTGAACAGAGCACTTCGGCCACCTTGGGTGTGCGCGTGTGTGGGATGCAG GTCTATCAGCTGGATACAGGGCATTACTTATGCAGGAATAAATACTATGGACGCGGTCTTTCCATTGAGGGCTTCCGCAATGCCCTCTACCAGTATCTCCACAATGGCATTGAGCTGCGCAAGGACCTCTTTGAGCCTGTCCTCGCCAAACTGCAAAGCCTGAAGGCGGTTTTGGAGAGACAGGCCTCCTACCGCTTCTACTCCAGCTCCCTTCTCATCATTTACGATGGGAAggacagcagggcagggatgtTTGTGGAGCGCCGGCCAGAGATGCGCCTGAAGCGGGTTGACAGCTCTCTCCCAGAGAGCCTTCAGGATGGTGGCAGCATGGAGCCCAGCTCCTCAGCCCAGCCTAAGGTGGACGTGCGTATGATTGACTTTGCACATAGCACGTTCAAAGGCTTTCGCGATGACCCCACTGTGCATGACGGACCTGACATGGGTTATGTGTTCGGGCTGGAAAGCCTTATCAACATCATGGAACAGATGCGTGAGGAAAACCAGTAG